The following coding sequences are from one Terriglobales bacterium window:
- a CDS encoding LacI family DNA-binding transcriptional regulator — MPRRSSDPTIPTLKSVAERAGVTASTVSAVLNDSAAARSVPDRTKNRILAAARALNYRPNFLARSLRVQRSYTIGLILQEIGDAYGSVIVSGMERYLRQQNYFFLTVAHRRDKDLLATYSAMLRERGVEGFITVDTALTEEQSLPTVAVGGHRRLKGVTNIVLDHRLAAELALRHLVDLGHREIAFMRGAKESVDADTRWNSICEEADKLGIRMRRELILQLKGGDPTPNLGYPFAKQLLARKQPFTALFAYNDISAIGAIVALQEHGIRVPEDVSVVGFDDIQGAAYINPPLTTVKQPLQYMGEMAARTLIDRLEGRMNDVAEITIEPELMVRRSTAGCAGQSVLSMQQSKTSSNPRQSESKLAIIHKLDATS, encoded by the coding sequence ATGCCACGGCGAAGTAGTGACCCGACAATTCCGACGCTGAAGTCGGTTGCAGAGCGCGCCGGGGTTACGGCCAGCACTGTCTCGGCCGTGCTGAACGATTCGGCGGCGGCGCGGTCGGTTCCCGATCGAACTAAAAACAGGATCCTGGCGGCTGCACGCGCGCTGAATTACCGGCCGAACTTCCTGGCGCGCTCTCTACGTGTCCAACGCAGCTACACCATTGGCCTGATTCTGCAAGAGATTGGCGATGCGTATGGTTCCGTGATCGTCAGTGGCATGGAGCGATACCTCCGCCAACAGAACTATTTCTTTCTTACGGTCGCCCACCGGCGCGATAAGGACTTACTCGCTACATACTCGGCCATGCTGCGCGAGCGAGGAGTCGAAGGCTTCATCACCGTCGATACTGCCTTGACTGAGGAGCAGAGCTTGCCCACGGTCGCCGTCGGTGGGCACCGGCGGCTCAAGGGAGTCACCAACATCGTGCTCGACCATCGTCTTGCCGCGGAGTTGGCGCTGCGACATCTCGTGGATCTCGGACATCGCGAGATCGCTTTCATGCGAGGCGCGAAGGAAAGTGTTGACGCTGATACTCGCTGGAATTCAATCTGCGAAGAAGCCGATAAGCTGGGGATCCGGATGCGGCGCGAACTGATTCTCCAACTCAAGGGAGGCGATCCTACTCCCAATCTGGGGTATCCATTTGCCAAGCAGCTTTTGGCGCGCAAGCAACCCTTCACCGCGTTGTTTGCTTACAACGACATTTCCGCAATCGGCGCCATTGTGGCCCTCCAGGAACATGGAATCCGCGTGCCCGAAGACGTGTCGGTCGTCGGCTTTGATGATATCCAGGGTGCGGCCTACATCAATCCTCCGCTCACCACCGTCAAGCAGCCTCTGCAGTACATGGGGGAAATGGCGGCGCGAACACTGATCGACAGGCTGGAAGGCCGCATGAATGATGTCGCAGAAATCACGATTGAACCCGAGCTGATGGTGCGTCGATCTACCGCAGGCTGCGCCGGCCAGTCAGTTCTATCGATGCAGCAGTCGAAGACTTCCTCGAACCCGCGGCAATCAGAGTCGAAGCTAGCCATCATTCATAAGCTCGATGCAACGTCGTGA
- a CDS encoding glycosyl hydrolase family 28-related protein, translating to MTNILLVTIATLLSSASLFGSSYYTERLNDPKALYLTADHFAVKSDGVTDDSNAIQEAIDKVRESTNQGILFIPAGRYRITKTIYIWPGIRLIGYGTVRPTFVLAANTPGFQNGPTYMVFFAGSGPNPNGPPRDASPGTFYSAMSNIDIEIQDGNPGAVGVRAHYAQHCFLAHMDFHIGSGLAGIHDGGNVAQDVHFYGGQYGIWTRKPSPGWQFTVVDATFEAQREAAIREHEAGLTLIRPQFKNVPTAISIDPRFAEELWVKDGRMENISGPAVIISNENNARTEINMENVVCESVPIFASYRESGKQGPGRGGSYAVKTFSHGLHFDDMGAVPAIRDVYDTSPLKALPQPPRSDIPDLPAISTWINVRSLGARGDGVSDDTEVLKKAIATHKTIYFPSGQYLVSDTISLRPDTVLIGLHPSVTRIMLADSTPAFQGVGSPKPLIETPKGGTNIVTGIGLYTNGINPRAVAAKWMAGSDSLMDDVRFLGGHGTVDPGSTPEEASKVWQRIYNNTHTADSDLNRRWDGQYPSLWITDGGGGTFLDIWTPSPFAQAGLYISNTTTSGRIYQLSSEHHVRNEAVLRNVSNWEIYALQTEEERGESGFALPLEIDNSTNITVANLHMYRVVSSYQPFPYAIKVTNSHNIRLRNVHCYSNSKVSFDNAIYDPLRRSEVRQREFSWLTISGDAPRRSKKESSSLFAEGAKIEKIAGGFFNISGGAVDRAGNFYFVDPKWQTIYRYSPATQVVSKIRDNPLEPVQLVFDKSGDLIVISSAGNGTVYSLKPDAPSDDVTLLKPEPSQPRSEMIPVLPVDYLGNADDFTKKIEIAKPYHFVSADKSVFIPAGQDFVTGQLYYGAKIHDVLRAFGMAPAAPGHPFYISDEAEEKTYSGHVNPDGTLSNLKLFAERGGEGLAVDNQGNVYLAAGQVFVYNSSGRLIDTIDIPERPSQLVFGGPDGKTLFIPARTSLYAVRTR from the coding sequence ATGACGAACATATTGCTGGTAACCATTGCGACATTATTATCGAGCGCGTCCCTGTTTGGGAGTTCCTACTACACGGAACGTCTCAACGATCCGAAAGCGCTTTACCTGACAGCGGATCATTTTGCAGTCAAGAGCGACGGAGTCACCGACGATTCGAACGCGATCCAGGAAGCGATCGACAAAGTTCGGGAGAGCACGAACCAAGGCATTTTGTTTATTCCGGCAGGACGTTATCGGATCACCAAGACCATCTATATCTGGCCGGGTATTCGCCTCATCGGGTACGGCACAGTTCGGCCCACGTTCGTTCTCGCCGCGAATACGCCGGGGTTTCAGAATGGTCCTACTTATATGGTCTTTTTCGCCGGCAGCGGCCCCAACCCAAACGGCCCTCCTCGGGATGCGTCGCCAGGTACGTTTTATTCGGCGATGAGCAACATTGACATTGAAATCCAGGATGGGAATCCGGGAGCTGTGGGAGTTCGTGCCCACTATGCGCAGCATTGCTTTCTCGCTCACATGGACTTTCACATCGGCTCCGGCCTGGCGGGAATTCACGACGGCGGTAACGTCGCTCAAGACGTTCATTTCTATGGTGGGCAATACGGCATTTGGACGCGAAAGCCGTCTCCCGGCTGGCAGTTCACGGTTGTCGATGCCACATTCGAAGCACAGCGCGAAGCCGCGATTAGAGAGCACGAGGCCGGTCTTACGCTGATCCGCCCGCAATTCAAGAATGTACCTACTGCAATTTCGATTGATCCCAGGTTTGCCGAAGAACTTTGGGTTAAAGATGGCCGGATGGAAAACATCTCTGGCCCTGCCGTAATTATCAGCAACGAGAACAACGCGCGTACCGAAATAAACATGGAGAACGTTGTATGCGAAAGCGTTCCCATTTTTGCATCTTATCGGGAAAGCGGAAAGCAAGGTCCAGGAAGAGGAGGGAGCTACGCTGTAAAAACGTTTTCTCATGGCCTTCATTTCGATGACATGGGAGCTGTCCCCGCGATCCGGGATGTTTATGACACATCGCCTCTAAAGGCATTACCGCAGCCGCCCAGATCAGACATCCCAGATCTGCCGGCGATAAGCACATGGATCAACGTTCGGAGCCTCGGTGCGCGAGGCGACGGAGTCTCCGATGATACTGAAGTCCTAAAGAAGGCCATAGCTACACATAAAACGATTTACTTCCCGTCAGGTCAGTACTTGGTGAGTGACACGATTTCTCTCAGGCCAGACACAGTTCTGATCGGCCTGCACCCCAGCGTTACACGCATCATGCTTGCCGATTCCACGCCCGCATTCCAGGGCGTCGGAAGCCCCAAACCGTTGATTGAGACTCCAAAGGGTGGGACCAACATCGTGACCGGTATCGGTCTCTACACCAATGGAATCAATCCACGAGCTGTCGCTGCGAAATGGATGGCGGGCAGCGATTCGCTCATGGATGATGTTCGATTTCTGGGCGGACATGGCACTGTCGATCCGGGCAGCACGCCAGAAGAAGCGTCAAAGGTGTGGCAGAGGATTTATAACAACACGCACACTGCTGACTCCGATCTGAATCGTCGATGGGATGGACAATATCCCAGCCTATGGATTACTGACGGCGGGGGCGGCACCTTCCTGGACATTTGGACACCGAGCCCCTTCGCGCAAGCTGGCCTCTACATTTCAAACACCACAACATCCGGACGCATTTATCAACTGTCAAGCGAACACCACGTCCGCAACGAGGCTGTGCTGCGCAATGTATCGAACTGGGAAATCTACGCGCTTCAGACGGAAGAGGAAAGAGGCGAGAGCGGCTTCGCGCTCCCGCTCGAAATTGATAACTCCACCAACATCACAGTTGCGAATCTGCATATGTATCGCGTTGTAAGCAGCTATCAGCCGTTCCCTTACGCGATAAAGGTGACAAACTCACACAACATCCGACTTCGCAATGTTCACTGTTACAGCAACAGCAAAGTTTCCTTTGACAACGCAATTTACGATCCTCTACGCAGGAGCGAGGTGCGTCAGCGAGAATTCTCCTGGCTCACAATCTCGGGCGACGCGCCTCGGCGATCCAAGAAGGAATCGTCTTCTCTCTTCGCCGAGGGAGCGAAGATTGAGAAAATCGCCGGCGGTTTTTTCAACATCTCGGGGGGAGCAGTCGATCGAGCGGGCAATTTCTATTTTGTTGACCCAAAATGGCAAACAATCTACCGCTACTCACCGGCAACGCAGGTGGTATCGAAGATCCGGGATAATCCGCTCGAGCCCGTCCAATTGGTCTTCGACAAATCAGGCGATCTGATCGTGATTTCGTCTGCGGGAAACGGCACTGTGTACAGTCTTAAGCCTGACGCACCCAGCGACGACGTAACATTGCTAAAGCCTGAACCCTCGCAACCGCGGTCTGAAATGATTCCAGTCTTGCCGGTCGACTACTTGGGCAATGCTGACGACTTCACTAAAAAGATCGAGATTGCAAAGCCCTATCACTTTGTATCGGCGGACAAAAGTGTTTTCATTCCCGCGGGTCAGGACTTTGTAACCGGACAGCTCTACTACGGAGCGAAAATACATGATGTGCTTCGCGCATTCGGCATGGCGCCTGCCGCTCCCGGGCATCCGTTCTACATCTCCGACGAGGCTGAAGAGAAAACCTATTCCGGCCATGTCAACCCTGACGGTACTCTCTCAAATCTCAAGCTTTTTGCGGAGCGCGGCGGTGAAGGTCTCGCCGTCGACAATCAAGGAAACGTGTACCTAGCCGCCGGGCAGGTGTTCGTGTACAACTCCTCTGGTCGGCTGATCGACACCATCGATATTCCCGAGCGACCGTCACAACTAGTGTTCGGTGGACCGGACGGAAAGACGCTATTTATCCCTGCTCGCACTTCTCTTTATGCCGTCCGAACTCGGTAG